The proteins below are encoded in one region of Streptomyces roseirectus:
- a CDS encoding TadE/TadG family type IV pilus assembly protein, which produces MNRRRDRGQVAIEYLGFLPILLLVALAGVQLGIIAYAGQQAGTAARAGARSEAREAGTAQRACAAAVSDWLADGTSCVPENLGDDVRVTSSVDIPSVFFGWGDFGPAQRTATMPLDQRTESP; this is translated from the coding sequence ATGAACCGGCGCCGTGACCGCGGCCAAGTGGCCATCGAATACCTGGGGTTCCTGCCCATCCTGCTCCTGGTCGCCCTGGCCGGCGTCCAGTTGGGGATCATCGCCTACGCCGGACAGCAGGCCGGCACGGCCGCACGGGCGGGCGCCCGCAGCGAGGCACGGGAGGCCGGGACGGCGCAGCGGGCGTGCGCCGCCGCCGTCAGCGACTGGCTCGCCGACGGCACGAGCTGCGTCCCCGAGAACCTGGGCGACGACGTGCGGGTCACCTCCTCCGTCGACATCCCGTCCGTCTTCTTCGGCTGGGGCGACTTCGGCCCCGCGCAGCGGACCGCGACCATGCCCCTCGACCAGCGAACGGAGTCCCCATGA
- the cpaB gene encoding Flp pilus assembly protein CpaB encodes MNSRQRRGVILLLLSVLCALGAFAGVLSVIDDVNSKVGPEVAAYQVKSDVPPYTALNTGQFEKISMPKRWLSDNAVTDLAAIRGKIAVTTLRAGSLLQRDMVVDQPALRPGEQEVAIMIDAATGVAGKITAGSSVNVYATFEGARDTDPDVSKIIVTNARVLNVGKIEALEPDRDSRASGPTQAAPITFALSTLDAQRITYAESFAKRVRLALVAPGTDTTVPEKDRTYQLATDK; translated from the coding sequence ATGAACTCCCGTCAGCGCCGCGGCGTGATCCTTCTGCTCCTGTCGGTCCTGTGCGCCCTCGGCGCGTTCGCCGGGGTGCTGTCCGTCATCGACGACGTGAACTCCAAGGTCGGCCCCGAGGTCGCCGCCTACCAGGTGAAGAGCGACGTGCCGCCCTACACCGCCCTGAACACCGGCCAGTTCGAGAAGATCTCGATGCCGAAGCGGTGGCTCTCCGACAACGCCGTCACCGACCTCGCCGCGATCCGCGGCAAGATCGCCGTCACCACCCTGCGCGCCGGCTCCCTCCTGCAGCGGGACATGGTCGTCGACCAGCCCGCCCTGCGCCCCGGCGAACAGGAGGTCGCCATCATGATCGACGCGGCCACCGGCGTCGCCGGCAAGATCACCGCCGGCTCCTCGGTCAACGTCTACGCCACCTTCGAGGGCGCCCGCGACACCGACCCGGACGTCTCGAAGATCATCGTCACCAACGCGCGCGTCCTGAACGTCGGCAAGATCGAGGCCCTGGAACCCGACCGCGACTCCCGCGCCAGCGGCCCCACCCAGGCCGCCCCGATCACCTTCGCCCTCTCCACGCTGGACGCCCAACGCATCACCTACGCCGAGTCGTTCGCGAAGCGGGTCCGCCTCGCGCTGGTCGCCCCCGGCACCGACACCACGGTCCCGGAGAAGGACCGCACCTACCAGCTCGCCACGGACAAGTGA
- a CDS encoding DUF5936 domain-containing protein, which translates to MALLLALIMALAVWGAFTGIRMYRADVKLPPDLALALEVGATRTGAVDSVVDRLGMRYAPAVLRLMGPRLVAKYRRRIDLAGNPGGLTIDRYAARRAVYGALGVVGALVFLLRGNPLIALFMLAFAALWTEVGIWSAIRVRKDVIERTLPDFLDVLAVVVSAGLGFRQALDRVATRYEGPWADEIRITLRQMDLGMSRRQAFAELRRRNDSEQVAMFVTALQQGEELGAPIVDTLVAIAKDMRRTDAQNARRKAARAVPRATLMITTFMVPATMLLLGAGLLLGSGTDFGTITGE; encoded by the coding sequence ATGGCACTGCTGCTCGCGCTGATCATGGCGCTCGCCGTCTGGGGCGCGTTCACCGGCATCCGCATGTACCGCGCGGACGTCAAACTCCCCCCGGACCTCGCCCTCGCCCTCGAAGTCGGCGCCACCCGCACCGGCGCGGTCGACTCCGTCGTCGACCGGCTCGGCATGCGGTACGCGCCCGCCGTCCTGCGGCTCATGGGGCCCCGGCTCGTCGCCAAGTACCGGCGCCGCATCGACCTCGCGGGCAACCCCGGCGGCCTCACCATCGACCGCTACGCCGCCCGGCGCGCGGTGTACGGCGCGCTCGGCGTCGTCGGGGCCCTGGTCTTCCTCCTGCGCGGCAACCCCCTCATCGCCCTGTTCATGCTCGCCTTCGCCGCCCTGTGGACCGAGGTCGGCATCTGGTCCGCGATCCGCGTCCGCAAGGACGTCATCGAACGCACCCTCCCCGACTTCCTCGACGTCCTCGCGGTCGTCGTCAGCGCCGGCCTCGGCTTCCGCCAGGCCCTCGACCGCGTCGCCACCCGCTACGAGGGTCCCTGGGCCGACGAGATCCGCATCACCCTCCGGCAGATGGACCTCGGCATGAGCCGCCGCCAGGCGTTCGCCGAACTCCGCCGCCGCAACGACTCCGAACAAGTCGCCATGTTCGTCACGGCGTTGCAGCAGGGCGAGGAACTGGGCGCCCCCATCGTCGACACGCTCGTCGCCATCGCCAAGGACATGCGCCGCACCGACGCCCAGAACGCCCGCCGCAAGGCCGCCCGCGCGGTCCCCCGAGCCACCTTGATGATCACCACGTTCATGGTCCCGGCCACGATGCTCCTGCTCGGCGCCGGCCTGCTCCTGGGCTCGGGCACCGACTTCGGCACGATCACGGGGGAGTAG
- the tgmC gene encoding ATP-grasp peptide maturase system methyltransferase: MTLLDPPPETTAAALRGQLVRHLTESGSLRTEPWRAAVEAVPRHEFLREGFFEPVPGSAPTAWRPVSADADGWLGRCYTDESLVTQIAGTIVPGDIRGEILRAPTSSSTMPSLVVRMLEELEVEDGDQVLEIGTGTGWSTGLLCHRLGDERVTSVEVDPDVSRRAAAALGTCGRFPELVVGDGLAGHEDGAPYDRLIATCGVLELPRAWIGQTRPGGTVLATLCGWLYSSELARLTVEGDGVARGRFLGGRISFMLARPQLPPPLGMLPDMDTGDERVARLGPDVLDDWDARFVAQLAAPRAQHVRLTRDGRTEHVVLDVAAGDWAALTQDGPHWTVRQGGANRLWDAVEDHVLRWRADDAPTVEHFAIAVTPDAQTITWPTGR, from the coding sequence ATGACTCTCCTCGATCCGCCGCCTGAGACGACCGCCGCCGCCCTGCGCGGACAGTTGGTCCGCCACCTCACCGAAAGCGGCTCCCTGCGCACCGAGCCATGGCGTGCGGCCGTAGAGGCGGTCCCCCGGCACGAGTTCCTGCGCGAAGGTTTCTTCGAGCCCGTGCCGGGCTCCGCTCCGACCGCCTGGCGGCCGGTGTCCGCCGACGCGGACGGCTGGCTCGGGCGGTGTTACACGGATGAATCGCTGGTCACCCAGATCGCGGGCACGATCGTCCCCGGTGACATCCGGGGCGAGATTCTGCGGGCCCCCACCTCGTCGAGCACCATGCCGAGTCTCGTGGTGCGGATGCTGGAGGAACTGGAGGTCGAGGACGGTGACCAGGTGCTGGAGATCGGTACCGGCACCGGCTGGTCCACGGGTCTTCTCTGCCACCGACTGGGCGACGAACGCGTGACCTCGGTGGAGGTCGACCCGGACGTCTCCCGCCGGGCCGCGGCCGCGCTGGGGACCTGCGGCCGCTTTCCCGAACTGGTCGTGGGTGACGGCCTGGCGGGACACGAGGACGGTGCCCCGTACGACCGGCTGATCGCCACCTGCGGTGTGCTCGAACTGCCGCGGGCCTGGATCGGGCAGACGAGGCCGGGCGGAACCGTCCTGGCCACCCTGTGCGGCTGGCTGTACTCCTCCGAGCTGGCCCGGCTCACCGTCGAGGGCGACGGAGTGGCCCGGGGTCGTTTCCTGGGCGGCCGGATCAGCTTCATGCTCGCCCGCCCCCAACTGCCGCCACCACTCGGCATGTTGCCCGACATGGACACGGGGGACGAACGCGTGGCCCGGCTCGGGCCGGACGTCCTGGACGACTGGGACGCCAGGTTCGTCGCCCAGCTCGCGGCCCCGCGCGCCCAGCACGTCCGCCTCACCCGCGACGGTCGGACCGAACACGTCGTTCTCGACGTGGCGGCGGGCGACTGGGCCGCCCTCACCCAGGACGGCCCACACTGGACGGTCCGCCAGGGCGGGGCCAACCGGCTGTGGGACGCCGTCGAGGACCACGTTCTCCGCTGGCGCGCGGACGACGCTCCCACTGTGGAACACTTCGCGATCGCCGTCACGCCGGATGCGCAGACCATCACCTGGCCGACCGGCCGATAG
- the tgmB gene encoding ATP-grasp ribosomal peptide maturase, with protein sequence MSDLGPVLVVTNLDDPTADVVIGELHGRGVPVVRFDSGDFPHALSLAATITPYGVEGTLSTPSRVADLSQVRSLYYRRPSGFVFPHLDEQNARFAVTQARYGLGGVLASLPGCLYVNHPHRIGDAEFKPAGLAAAVEAGFRLPPTLITSDPKAARSFVERYAPAIYKPLSTPLYRIDGVSCTVEVAEVASDDIDEAVSGTAHLFQQRIEKIADVRVTVIGDHVFAVRIDSGLLDWRTDYSRLRYSAVPAPPGISEALYAYLSRFGLVFGAFDFAVDRQGQWWFLECNPSGQWYWLEPETGLPMLSAMADLLERKARS encoded by the coding sequence GTGAGCGACCTCGGCCCGGTGCTGGTCGTCACCAACCTGGACGACCCCACGGCCGACGTAGTGATCGGCGAGCTGCACGGCCGGGGCGTCCCGGTCGTGCGGTTCGACTCGGGAGACTTCCCGCACGCCCTGTCGCTCGCGGCCACCATCACGCCGTACGGCGTGGAAGGCACGCTGTCCACACCGTCACGGGTCGCAGACCTGTCCCAGGTCCGGTCCCTGTACTACCGCAGGCCCTCCGGCTTCGTCTTCCCTCACCTGGACGAACAGAACGCCCGGTTCGCCGTCACCCAGGCTCGTTACGGGCTCGGTGGCGTGCTCGCCTCGTTGCCCGGTTGTCTGTACGTCAACCACCCGCACCGCATCGGGGACGCGGAGTTCAAACCGGCGGGCCTGGCAGCCGCGGTCGAGGCAGGCTTCCGTCTGCCTCCCACTCTGATCACCTCCGACCCGAAAGCCGCGAGGTCCTTCGTCGAGCGATACGCCCCCGCGATCTACAAGCCGCTGTCCACTCCGCTGTATCGCATCGACGGTGTCTCGTGCACCGTCGAGGTCGCCGAGGTGGCCTCCGACGACATCGACGAGGCGGTGTCCGGCACCGCTCACCTGTTCCAGCAACGGATCGAGAAGATCGCGGACGTGCGGGTCACCGTCATCGGGGACCATGTGTTCGCCGTACGGATCGATTCCGGCCTGCTCGACTGGCGGACCGACTACAGCCGCCTGCGCTACTCCGCCGTCCCGGCCCCGCCAGGCATCAGTGAGGCCCTGTACGCCTACCTGTCCCGTTTCGGGCTGGTCTTCGGCGCATTCGACTTCGCCGTCGACCGGCAGGGGCAATGGTGGTTCCTGGAGTGCAACCCCTCGGGCCAGTGGTACTGGCTGGAGCCGGAGACCGGTCTGCCGATGCTGTCGGCCATGGCGGATCTGCTGGAAAGGAAGGCCCGTTCATGA
- the tgmA gene encoding putative ATP-grasp-modified RiPP: MFVHSDRLPTGTPLPSGAFTPVPWGVRRMTPYPASAPGYTYAELDHETQTVRYSDAEGRVLDMGKHGTSSGTNPATNTGNPSDGAGPGGSGGGDQDTGNDTDQ, encoded by the coding sequence ATGTTCGTCCACTCCGACCGGCTCCCGACCGGGACGCCGCTGCCGTCCGGAGCGTTCACTCCCGTTCCCTGGGGTGTCCGGCGCATGACTCCCTATCCCGCGTCCGCACCGGGGTACACGTACGCCGAGCTCGATCACGAGACGCAGACCGTCCGCTACTCGGACGCCGAAGGACGTGTCCTGGACATGGGAAAGCACGGCACCAGTTCCGGCACGAACCCGGCCACCAACACCGGAAACCCCTCCGACGGCGCCGGACCCGGTGGCAGTGGCGGGGGCGACCAGGACACCGGGAACGACACCGACCAGTGA
- a CDS encoding AAA family ATPase — protein sequence MPTRILPAVGDADAVRSLVSLLSQLPDAEPVSPVTDSTQLVDTLARLAAESVDELPEVVVVHERIGPVPALELVREVALRFPAVGVILVTTDASPGLFSAAMDSGARGLITFPLAYDDLATRVQAVAQWSAGVRRHLGGSTDVFTGPGGTVVTVSGAKGGVGTTLTAIQLALAAQASGRTTALCDLDLQTGDVASYLDVQFRRSVVDLAAITDISPRILAEAVFRHDTGVDLLLAPADGERGEEVTDRAARHIVGALRARYEVVVVDCGAQLSGAGAAAVETADTALLVTTPDVVAVRGAKRTVRMWDRLQIRKAEETTVVVNRHSRATEIQPALIQKITGTALAATAVPAHFKELQAAVDSGRLHALDPKGPVRQALWALAGELGLAAPAEGGQRRRARGGDRGSAGLRRRKE from the coding sequence ATGCCCACGAGGATCCTCCCGGCCGTCGGCGACGCGGACGCGGTCCGCTCCCTCGTCTCCCTGCTGAGCCAGCTCCCGGACGCCGAACCCGTCAGCCCCGTCACCGACTCGACCCAACTCGTCGACACCCTGGCCCGGTTGGCGGCCGAGTCGGTCGACGAACTCCCCGAGGTCGTCGTCGTCCACGAACGCATCGGTCCCGTACCGGCGTTGGAGCTGGTGCGTGAAGTCGCCCTGCGTTTCCCGGCGGTGGGCGTCATCCTCGTCACCACCGACGCCTCCCCCGGCCTGTTCTCCGCCGCCATGGACTCCGGCGCCCGCGGCCTGATCACCTTCCCCCTCGCCTACGACGACCTCGCGACCCGCGTCCAGGCCGTCGCCCAGTGGTCGGCCGGCGTGCGGCGCCATCTCGGCGGCAGCACGGACGTGTTCACCGGACCCGGCGGCACCGTCGTCACCGTCAGCGGCGCCAAGGGCGGCGTCGGCACCACCCTCACCGCCATCCAACTCGCCCTCGCCGCCCAGGCGTCGGGCCGCACGACCGCCCTGTGCGACCTCGACCTCCAGACCGGCGACGTCGCCTCCTACCTCGACGTCCAGTTCCGGCGCTCCGTCGTCGACCTCGCCGCCATCACCGACATCTCCCCCCGCATCCTCGCCGAGGCCGTCTTCCGCCACGACACCGGCGTCGACCTCCTCCTCGCCCCCGCCGACGGCGAACGCGGCGAGGAGGTCACCGACCGGGCCGCCCGGCACATCGTCGGCGCCCTGCGCGCCCGCTACGAGGTCGTCGTCGTCGACTGCGGCGCCCAGCTCAGCGGGGCGGGCGCGGCGGCCGTCGAGACCGCCGACACCGCGCTGCTGGTCACCACGCCGGACGTCGTCGCCGTCCGGGGCGCCAAACGCACCGTCCGCATGTGGGACCGGCTCCAGATCCGCAAGGCCGAGGAGACGACCGTCGTAGTCAACCGGCACTCCCGCGCCACCGAGATCCAGCCCGCCCTCATCCAGAAGATCACCGGAACCGCCCTCGCGGCGACGGCGGTTCCGGCGCACTTCAAGGAACTCCAGGCCGCCGTCGACTCCGGCCGGCTGCACGCCCTCGACCCCAAGGGCCCGGTACGGCAGGCCCTGTGGGCGCTCGCCGGGGAACTCGGCCTCGCCGCCCCCGCCGAGGGCGGCCAGCGGCGCCGGGCGCGCGGCGGCGACCGGGGCTCGGCGGGCCTGCGGCGACGGAAAGAGTGA
- a CDS encoding TadE/TadG family type IV pilus assembly protein, whose translation MRRRLRGDRGQVAVEFTGMLPVILVTLIAIWQCVLVGYTYTLAGNAADAAVRAGAVADPGSRQGACEQAATEDLPGAWRGGASVECGGSGFVTATVRLEVPVLFPGVVSLPFTIEGNAGAVEEEDGRWLP comes from the coding sequence ATGAGACGCCGCCTCAGAGGCGACCGGGGCCAGGTCGCCGTCGAGTTCACCGGCATGCTGCCCGTCATCCTCGTCACGCTGATCGCCATCTGGCAGTGCGTCCTGGTGGGTTACACCTACACCCTCGCCGGGAACGCCGCCGACGCGGCCGTCCGCGCCGGGGCGGTCGCCGACCCCGGATCCCGGCAGGGCGCCTGCGAACAGGCCGCCACCGAGGACCTGCCGGGGGCCTGGCGCGGGGGAGCGAGCGTGGAGTGCGGCGGCTCCGGGTTCGTCACCGCGACCGTCCGCCTCGAAGTCCCCGTGCTCTTCCCGGGAGTCGTCTCCCTGCCGTTCACCATCGAGGGGAACGCGGGCGCCGTCGAGGAGGAGGACGGACGGTGGCTGCCATGA
- a CDS encoding DUF6415 family natural product biosynthesis protein, translated as MTDGTAPSEELPRGSGMTIQVYTVNRHGTVTSDRGTTFVPARAPEATPVEEEAVTGVVTVCAEAQWFLAQETLPRHQTVQGLAREFSACLSRQIPCVEKLAGERGLDDPQAMTALAGVATARRRMNVPVQRGLVAEVERVGQLARSVLALHTHVGTLTDARTGR; from the coding sequence ATGACGGACGGTACCGCCCCGTCCGAAGAACTCCCACGAGGCTCCGGAATGACGATCCAGGTCTACACCGTGAACCGCCACGGCACGGTCACCAGTGACCGGGGCACCACCTTCGTACCAGCCAGGGCGCCGGAGGCGACGCCCGTCGAGGAGGAGGCCGTCACGGGTGTCGTGACGGTGTGTGCCGAGGCCCAATGGTTCCTCGCGCAGGAGACGCTGCCTCGCCACCAGACGGTGCAGGGCCTCGCGCGCGAGTTCAGCGCCTGTCTGTCCCGGCAGATCCCGTGCGTGGAGAAGCTGGCCGGTGAGCGTGGCCTTGACGACCCGCAGGCGATGACCGCGCTCGCGGGGGTCGCCACGGCACGGCGGCGCATGAATGTCCCCGTCCAACGCGGTCTGGTCGCCGAGGTGGAGCGGGTCGGTCAGCTGGCGCGTTCGGTGCTGGCGCTGCACACCCACGTCGGCACGCTCACGGACGCGCGGACGGGACGGTGA
- a CDS encoding type II secretion system F family protein yields MDLDNLITLTTGLTVLGLTLAVAGLHAYATGRAQRAALVDRLSYTGQLPGTGRRRRFRDLDRRIRRTDPGRALERRLATTGLDVTPGEFTVYVLGAAGGLWLVTQAVLAPFFGPIAALVAVGSAFQFLNWQRQKRIERFINQLPELARILANATQAGLALRTAIGMAAEELEAPAGEELAKVANQLAVGQSMDDALGELADRLPSRELVVLVTTLVLSNKAGGQVVGALRNLTETLEERKETRREIRTQLSQVNLTAYAVPLLGVGSLFLMDGVKEGALDRMTGSTAGQAAVLIAFGLYAVGFVLIRRMSRIDV; encoded by the coding sequence ATGGACCTCGACAACCTCATCACGCTGACGACCGGCCTCACCGTCCTCGGCCTCACCCTCGCCGTCGCGGGCCTGCACGCCTACGCCACCGGCCGCGCCCAGCGCGCCGCCCTCGTCGACCGCCTCTCCTACACCGGGCAGCTCCCCGGCACCGGACGCCGGCGCCGCTTCCGCGACCTCGACCGCCGCATCCGCCGCACCGACCCCGGCCGCGCCCTCGAACGCCGGCTCGCGACGACCGGACTCGACGTCACACCGGGCGAGTTCACCGTCTACGTCCTCGGCGCCGCCGGCGGGCTCTGGCTCGTCACCCAGGCCGTCCTCGCGCCCTTCTTCGGGCCCATCGCCGCACTCGTCGCCGTCGGGTCCGCGTTCCAGTTCCTCAACTGGCAGCGCCAGAAGCGCATCGAGCGGTTCATCAACCAACTCCCCGAACTGGCCCGCATCCTGGCCAACGCCACCCAGGCCGGCCTCGCCCTGCGCACCGCCATAGGGATGGCCGCCGAGGAACTGGAGGCCCCCGCCGGCGAGGAACTGGCCAAGGTCGCCAACCAGTTGGCGGTCGGACAGTCCATGGACGACGCCCTCGGCGAACTCGCCGACCGGCTGCCCTCGCGCGAACTCGTCGTCCTCGTCACCACGTTGGTCCTCTCCAACAAGGCGGGCGGCCAAGTCGTCGGCGCCCTGCGGAACCTGACCGAGACGCTGGAGGAACGCAAGGAGACGCGACGGGAGATCCGCACCCAGCTGTCGCAGGTCAACCTCACCGCCTACGCCGTACCCCTCCTCGGGGTCGGGTCGTTGTTCCTCATGGACGGCGTCAAGGAGGGGGCGCTCGACCGCATGACCGGCTCCACCGCCGGACAGGCCGCCGTCCTCATCGCCTTCGGCCTCTACGCCGTCGGCTTCGTCCTCATCCGGCGCATGTCCCGGATCGACGTCTGA
- a CDS encoding CpaF family protein: MSLRARINTPEENGSRGEDGHLVATYRAKLLEEIDLAEMTTLAAAERRARLERVLGHIISREGPVLSTSERARLIRRVVDEALGLGILEPLLEDASITEIMVNGPDAIFVERGGRVEQLPLRFASAEQLMQTIERIVSTVNRRVDESNPMVDARLPSGERVNVIIPPLSLTGPILTIRRFPRSFTLHELVGFNSLDERMLFLLAGLVQAKFNVIVSGATGTGKTTLLNALSGLIPEGERIITIEDSAELQLQQQHVVRLESRPPNVEGKGHITIRDLVRNSLRMRPDRIVVGEVRGGESLDMLQAMSTGHDGSLATVHANSAEDALTRLQTLASMSDVEVPFVALHDQINSAVDVLVQLTRFADGARRITEIAILDSHGGEPYRLVTVARFDALPMSSDGRIHGSFRYFPLPRRTADRLYMASQPIPQAFGVAQTPAELATREAR; this comes from the coding sequence ATGAGCCTCAGGGCACGCATCAACACCCCCGAGGAGAACGGCAGTCGGGGCGAGGACGGGCACCTGGTCGCGACCTACCGCGCGAAACTCCTGGAGGAGATCGACCTCGCCGAGATGACCACGCTCGCGGCCGCCGAACGCCGCGCCCGCCTCGAACGCGTCCTCGGCCACATCATCAGCCGCGAGGGCCCGGTCCTCTCCACCTCCGAACGCGCCAGACTCATCAGGCGCGTTGTCGACGAGGCCCTGGGGCTCGGCATCCTGGAACCCCTCCTCGAAGACGCGTCGATCACCGAGATCATGGTCAACGGACCCGACGCGATATTCGTCGAACGCGGCGGCAGGGTCGAGCAGTTGCCCCTCAGGTTCGCCTCCGCCGAACAGCTCATGCAGACCATCGAACGCATCGTCTCCACCGTCAACCGCCGCGTGGACGAGTCGAATCCGATGGTCGACGCCCGCCTCCCCTCCGGCGAACGCGTCAACGTCATCATCCCGCCGCTCTCCCTCACCGGCCCCATCCTCACCATCCGCCGCTTCCCCCGCTCCTTCACCCTCCACGAACTCGTCGGCTTCAACTCCCTCGACGAACGCATGCTGTTCCTGCTCGCCGGGCTCGTGCAGGCCAAGTTCAACGTGATCGTCTCCGGCGCCACCGGCACCGGCAAGACGACCCTCCTCAACGCCCTCTCCGGACTCATCCCCGAGGGCGAACGCATCATCACCATCGAGGACTCCGCCGAACTCCAACTCCAGCAACAGCACGTCGTCCGGCTGGAGTCCAGGCCACCCAACGTCGAGGGCAAGGGCCACATCACCATCCGCGACCTGGTCCGCAACTCGCTGCGCATGCGGCCCGACCGGATCGTCGTCGGCGAGGTCCGCGGCGGCGAGTCCCTGGACATGCTCCAGGCCATGTCCACCGGCCACGACGGCTCGCTCGCCACCGTCCACGCCAACAGCGCCGAGGACGCCCTCACCCGCCTCCAGACGCTGGCCTCCATGTCCGACGTCGAGGTCCCCTTCGTCGCGCTGCACGACCAGATCAACAGCGCCGTCGACGTCCTCGTCCAGCTCACCCGGTTCGCCGACGGCGCCCGCCGCATCACCGAGATCGCCATCCTCGACAGCCACGGCGGCGAACCGTACCGGCTCGTGACCGTCGCCCGCTTCGACGCGCTGCCCATGTCCTCCGACGGCCGCATCCACGGCAGCTTCCGCTACTTCCCCCTCCCGCGCCGCACCGCCGACCGCCTCTACATGGCGAGCCAGCCCATCCCCCAGGCGTTCGGCGTGGCCCAGACCCCGGCCGAACTCGCGACCCGAGAAGCACGCTAG
- a CDS encoding helix-turn-helix domain-containing protein, with protein sequence MPRWSDYSTGERIKILRGRDVRQSDLAEMTGLSLPTIQTAEQDKRLTLPTLMRIAAALGVDTSVILGQQEPRRAMAQDDRAMMRALSRAVHDTWAGIVLDDLEPAPLDELKETAQRCWELYWKGSYTQVGSLAGPFVVEADARLRQQPDGEQAEAWGVLSDAYRIAAYVANLMGARDLAYAAIGHSQEAARRSADDLRQALVASGRAWVYLRDARLAEAVRLAERSATDIEPRFSTATREQLTVYGSHINFAAVVASRMGDKDRAADYLSQSHATGARMGREARAHGTLFGPVTATTQAIGIKTSLGEIGKALELVKGVGDTDLESLTEAARHRFKMDKAMAQADAKMYDASLDTLEEALLDAPEWARHQALPSVIVQKVGKASTARLRRVSELIGVAPGTASFLPATSRTVR encoded by the coding sequence ATGCCCCGATGGAGCGACTACTCGACCGGCGAGCGAATCAAGATCCTGCGCGGTCGGGACGTCCGGCAGTCGGATCTTGCCGAGATGACAGGGCTGTCCCTGCCCACCATCCAGACAGCGGAGCAGGACAAGCGACTCACTCTTCCGACCCTCATGAGGATCGCGGCGGCGCTCGGCGTCGACACCAGCGTGATCCTCGGCCAGCAGGAACCTCGCCGCGCCATGGCGCAGGACGACCGCGCCATGATGCGCGCCCTGTCCCGGGCCGTTCACGACACGTGGGCGGGCATCGTCCTCGACGACCTCGAACCAGCCCCCCTCGACGAACTCAAGGAGACCGCGCAGCGCTGCTGGGAGCTGTACTGGAAGGGCAGTTACACACAGGTCGGAAGCCTGGCGGGGCCGTTCGTCGTCGAGGCGGACGCACGACTGCGGCAACAGCCGGACGGGGAGCAGGCCGAAGCGTGGGGTGTCCTGTCGGACGCCTACCGGATCGCCGCGTACGTGGCGAACCTGATGGGCGCACGGGACCTGGCGTACGCGGCGATCGGGCATTCCCAGGAAGCGGCGCGGCGCAGCGCCGACGACCTTCGGCAGGCCCTCGTCGCCTCCGGCAGGGCGTGGGTGTACCTGCGGGACGCCCGGCTGGCGGAGGCGGTGCGGCTGGCGGAGAGGTCCGCGACGGACATCGAGCCGCGGTTCTCCACGGCGACGCGGGAGCAACTGACCGTGTACGGCAGCCACATCAACTTCGCCGCCGTGGTCGCCTCCCGCATGGGCGACAAGGACCGGGCGGCCGACTACCTGTCCCAGTCGCACGCGACCGGAGCACGTATGGGCCGCGAAGCGCGGGCTCACGGCACTCTGTTCGGACCGGTGACGGCCACGACACAGGCGATCGGCATCAAGACGTCACTCGGGGAGATCGGCAAGGCCCTGGAGCTGGTCAAGGGTGTCGGCGACACCGACCTGGAGTCGCTGACCGAAGCCGCACGCCACCGCTTCAAGATGGACAAGGCGATGGCACAGGCGGACGCGAAGATGTACGACGCGTCGCTGGACACCCTGGAGGAAGCGCTGCTCGACGCGCCGGAATGGGCACGCCATCAGGCGCTGCCGAGCGTGATCGTGCAGAAGGTGGGGAAGGCGTCCACCGCCCGATTGCGGCGCGTCTCCGAACTGATCGGGGTGGCGCCTGGCACCGCGTCGTTCCTGCCCGCGACTTCTCGGACAGTGCGGTAA